The Rhodocytophaga rosea genome has a segment encoding these proteins:
- a CDS encoding tetratricopeptide repeat protein, translating to MPYFFTLYFWLLMLSKTPFGNIDRSNRLLKEAESAYVQKNYIVALVKYRYLYHALHLKEKHIQLNLAHCYFANKDTAQAKKHYLPFAEDKSTPIRAIACQQLGLLAFRQHQYESALSYFKQALQAAPSNDTIRYNYELAKRLERVAKKTEPGKTKETEKTPEDMPPPPLQTPEELAQDSEKENKAQEKDQEAKAIQERLKRINLSQQKAEMILEALKNNEIQYIQQRKHTSQSNQEKMYPDW from the coding sequence ATGCCTTATTTTTTTACGCTTTATTTCTGGTTACTTATGCTGTCGAAAACGCCATTTGGCAATATTGACCGTTCTAACCGGCTGTTAAAAGAGGCAGAAAGTGCGTATGTGCAGAAAAACTATATAGTGGCACTTGTAAAATACCGGTATTTGTACCATGCCTTACACTTAAAGGAAAAACATATTCAGCTCAACCTGGCCCATTGTTATTTTGCAAACAAAGATACAGCCCAGGCAAAAAAACATTATTTGCCTTTCGCAGAAGATAAGAGTACTCCCATCCGGGCTATTGCCTGCCAGCAGCTGGGTCTGCTCGCATTCAGGCAACATCAATACGAATCAGCATTGTCTTATTTTAAACAGGCTTTACAGGCAGCACCTTCCAATGATACCATCCGCTACAATTACGAATTAGCCAAAAGGCTGGAAAGGGTTGCTAAAAAAACGGAGCCCGGGAAAACCAAAGAAACTGAGAAAACTCCGGAAGATATGCCTCCGCCTCCGCTGCAAACACCTGAAGAACTTGCCCAGGATTCCGAAAAAGAAAATAAAGCCCAGGAGAAAGACCAGGAAGCTAAAGCTATTCAGGAACGGCTGAAACGTATCAACCTGAGTCAGCAAAAAGCGGAGATGATTTTAGAAGCCTTGAAAAATAACGAAATACAGTATATTCAGCAGCGGAAACATACTTCCCAATCTAACCAGGAAAAAATGTATCCAGACTGGTAA
- a CDS encoding acetyl-CoA C-acyltransferase has translation MKEVYIVSAVRTPIGSFGGIFSGISATQLGTIAIKAALAKVGLAPKEVQEVFMGNVVSANLGQAPARQAAVFAGLPHEVVCTTVNKVCASGTKAIMFGAQSIMLGINDVVVAGGMESMSNIPYYIEKARFGYKYGDGKLIDGLQKDGLWEVYHNYAMGNAADNTAKELHIAREAQDAYAIESYKRAAQATTTGLFKDEIVPVEVQRGKEVIQVLEDEEYKNVNFDKIPTLKPVFSKEGTVTAANASTINDGAAAVLLMSKEKAHALGIKPLAKIRGFADAEQSPEWFTTTPALAIPKAIKQAGISAKDVDFYEINEAFSVVALANMEKLNLNPAQVNINGGAVALGHPLGCSGARIVTTLAHILQHKDAQFGVAGICNGGGGASAMVLERV, from the coding sequence ATGAAAGAAGTATATATAGTATCTGCCGTCAGAACGCCTATTGGTAGTTTTGGAGGTATCTTTTCCGGTATTTCAGCTACCCAGCTGGGGACTATCGCTATCAAAGCCGCATTAGCAAAAGTAGGTCTGGCACCCAAAGAAGTACAGGAAGTATTTATGGGAAATGTGGTTTCGGCTAATCTTGGCCAGGCGCCTGCCAGGCAAGCGGCTGTATTTGCCGGACTTCCTCATGAAGTAGTTTGTACAACCGTGAATAAAGTTTGTGCATCCGGTACAAAAGCGATCATGTTTGGCGCACAGAGTATTATGCTTGGCATCAACGATGTAGTAGTTGCCGGTGGGATGGAAAGTATGTCAAACATTCCATATTATATTGAAAAAGCACGTTTTGGCTACAAGTATGGTGACGGAAAACTAATAGATGGTTTGCAAAAGGATGGCTTATGGGAAGTGTACCACAATTATGCGATGGGCAATGCAGCCGACAATACCGCCAAAGAACTCCATATTGCCCGGGAAGCACAGGATGCGTATGCCATAGAATCCTATAAACGGGCTGCCCAGGCAACCACTACTGGCTTGTTTAAAGATGAAATTGTACCGGTAGAAGTGCAGCGGGGTAAAGAAGTAATACAGGTGCTTGAGGATGAAGAGTATAAGAATGTAAATTTTGATAAAATTCCCACCTTAAAACCGGTATTTTCCAAGGAAGGAACGGTAACGGCTGCCAATGCCTCTACCATTAATGATGGGGCTGCTGCGGTATTACTGATGAGCAAAGAAAAAGCACATGCCCTGGGAATTAAACCGCTGGCGAAAATCAGGGGCTTTGCTGATGCCGAACAATCACCTGAATGGTTTACGACGACACCTGCCCTGGCCATTCCGAAAGCGATCAAACAAGCCGGTATTTCAGCAAAAGATGTTGATTTTTATGAGATCAATGAAGCTTTTTCGGTAGTTGCCCTGGCTAATATGGAAAAACTCAACCTGAACCCGGCACAGGTGAATATTAATGGAGGAGCTGTTGCCTTAGGTCATCCACTGGGTTGTTCTGGTGCCCGTATTGTTACTACCCTTGCACATATTTTGCAACACAAAGATGCCCAGTTTGGTGTGGCTGGCATTTGCAATGGTGGAGGTGGGGCTTCTGCTATGGTGCTGGAAAGAGTATAG
- a CDS encoding phosphoribosylaminoimidazolesuccinocarboxamide synthase translates to MNALKETHFNFKNQTGFYRGKVRDVYFFKDKMVMVASDRISAFDVILPKPIPYKGQVLNQIAAKFLQATADIVPNWLLSVPDPNVSIGIKCEAFPVEMVVRGYLSGHAWRQYKIGFRTLCGEKLPDGLQENDKLPNPIITPTTKAKKGHDEDIAKQEIVARNLISAKDYAQIEQYSLALFARGSAMALEQGLILVDTKYEFGKIGDQIYLIDEIHTPDSSRYFYAEGYQERQANKESQKQLSKEFVREWLIANGFQGKDGQKIPQMTDVMIKTISDRYIELYEKVTGETFDRTDNRDIEDRIEANILQGLEAIQILN, encoded by the coding sequence ATGAATGCTTTAAAAGAAACGCACTTTAATTTTAAAAATCAGACCGGATTTTACAGGGGAAAAGTAAGAGATGTTTACTTTTTTAAAGACAAAATGGTGATGGTGGCTTCCGACCGGATTTCAGCTTTCGACGTAATACTGCCGAAACCTATCCCATATAAAGGGCAGGTGTTAAACCAGATTGCAGCAAAATTCCTGCAAGCCACAGCCGATATTGTTCCTAACTGGCTACTCTCGGTTCCTGATCCGAATGTGAGTATTGGTATCAAATGCGAAGCTTTTCCGGTAGAAATGGTGGTCAGAGGCTATCTTTCCGGCCATGCCTGGCGGCAATACAAAATTGGTTTCAGAACCCTGTGTGGAGAAAAATTACCGGATGGTTTGCAGGAAAATGATAAACTGCCGAATCCCATTATAACCCCTACAACCAAAGCCAAAAAAGGGCATGATGAAGACATTGCAAAGCAGGAAATTGTTGCCAGAAACTTAATTTCGGCAAAAGATTACGCCCAGATTGAGCAATATAGCTTGGCTTTGTTTGCCAGAGGCTCAGCTATGGCGCTTGAACAAGGCTTGATTCTGGTAGATACTAAATATGAATTCGGAAAAATCGGCGATCAAATATACCTCATTGATGAAATACATACCCCTGATTCTTCTCGCTATTTTTATGCAGAGGGATACCAGGAAAGGCAGGCAAACAAAGAGTCCCAGAAACAATTGTCAAAAGAATTTGTGCGGGAATGGCTGATTGCCAATGGTTTTCAGGGGAAAGACGGTCAAAAAATTCCGCAGATGACGGATGTCATGATTAAAACCATTTCTGACCGGTATATTGAACTCTACGAAAAAGTGACCGGAGAAACTTTTGACAGAACCGATAACCGAGATATTGAAGACCGGATTGAAGCCAATATTCTGCAAGGCCTGGAAGCGATTCAGATTTTAAATTGA
- a CDS encoding STAS domain-containing protein → MKYTIDKQDKYMLIQLNESKLDSTVSPQLKSEFVTLHAEGQKNIILDLSQVKYIDSSGLSAILVANRLSQDAGGIFVLAGVTDHVMKLIKISQLDSVLDIMPTVQEAVDAVFINELENDLGKEGND, encoded by the coding sequence ATGAAATACACAATTGATAAACAAGATAAGTATATGCTTATTCAGCTAAACGAAAGTAAGCTGGATTCTACGGTCTCTCCCCAATTAAAATCTGAATTTGTAACCCTGCATGCCGAAGGTCAAAAAAATATTATTCTGGATCTGTCGCAGGTGAAATATATAGATTCTTCAGGCCTGAGCGCTATACTGGTAGCCAACCGCTTATCACAGGATGCCGGTGGTATTTTTGTACTGGCTGGCGTAACTGACCATGTAATGAAGCTGATTAAAATTTCCCAGCTGGACAGCGTACTGGATATTATGCCTACTGTTCAGGAAGCCGTTGACGCTGTTTTTATCAATGAACTGGAAAATGATCTTGGTAAAGAAGGCAACGATTAA
- a CDS encoding ribonuclease Z, with protein sequence MTFVLKILGSNSAAPAFNRNPTSQLLHVEQNYFLIDCGEGTQMQLNKYKVRFNRIDHIFISHLHGDHYLGLTGLLSTMHLNKRTEDLYLFGPPGIGEILTLQFKYSDTRLHYKIHFRELTQIRELIFENENLTVETIPLNHRIQCTGFLFREKPKKRRLNKAVLPQNLSLSQIARLKKGEDLVNGQGEIIYRNEELTLPPKKSRSYAYCSDTSYYEPIIEQITGVDLLYHESTFLEVETQRASETFHSTARQAAKIAQLAKVKKLILGHYSSRYKDLSLFLEEARSIFPNTVLSIEGEETELKDIIIEHTFPISKKPV encoded by the coding sequence TTGACTTTTGTCCTTAAAATACTAGGTTCTAATTCAGCAGCCCCGGCGTTTAACCGTAATCCTACTTCACAACTGCTTCATGTAGAGCAGAATTATTTTTTGATTGACTGTGGCGAAGGTACCCAGATGCAGCTTAATAAATATAAGGTCAGATTTAACCGGATTGATCATATATTCATCAGTCATTTACATGGCGACCATTACCTGGGCCTGACTGGCTTACTTTCAACGATGCATCTTAACAAGCGTACCGAAGATTTATATCTGTTTGGCCCTCCTGGAATCGGTGAAATTTTAACCTTACAATTTAAGTATTCTGATACAAGGCTGCACTATAAAATCCATTTCCGGGAGCTTACCCAAATCCGGGAGCTTATTTTTGAAAATGAAAACCTTACGGTAGAAACCATACCGCTTAATCATCGCATTCAGTGTACTGGTTTTTTGTTCCGCGAAAAACCTAAAAAGCGGCGGTTAAATAAAGCTGTACTGCCACAAAATTTATCTTTATCCCAGATTGCCAGGCTCAAAAAAGGCGAGGATCTAGTAAATGGACAGGGAGAAATTATCTACAGGAATGAAGAATTAACCCTTCCTCCTAAAAAAAGCCGGAGTTATGCTTATTGTTCAGATACGAGCTATTATGAGCCTATCATTGAGCAGATTACAGGGGTGGATTTGTTATATCACGAATCTACTTTCCTGGAAGTGGAAACACAACGTGCCTCAGAAACTTTTCATTCTACAGCCAGGCAAGCCGCAAAGATTGCACAGCTTGCGAAGGTAAAAAAACTCATACTTGGGCATTATTCTTCCCGGTACAAAGACCTGTCTTTATTTCTGGAAGAAGCCAGAAGTATTTTCCCCAATACTGTTTTGTCAATAGAAGGGGAGGAAACAGAATTAAAGGATATCATTATTGAACATACTTTTCCCATAAGCAAAAAGCCGGTATAA